A single Pseudomonas brassicacearum DNA region contains:
- a CDS encoding ABC transporter substrate-binding protein: MKLQPLLALGLTLLAASSQASAGATLDRIEQKKELVGVLMESYPPFSFLNDQNQLDGFDVDVAKAVAQKLGVKLRLETPSWDVIAAGRWSGRYDICICSMTPSKARAEVFDFPVQYYASPAVIVVNAKDDRIHGAKDLSGKKVGLTSASSYESYLNKNLVIEGAEDTQLSYPFEDVQIAPYDTDNVAFQDLGLGAGVRLDAVLTNLVTAQPRLTEDKRFKLAGEALYSEPNSVAIEKGDAQWDSKVREVFAQLKQDGTLSKLSQKWIGADITQ, translated from the coding sequence ATGAAATTACAACCACTGCTGGCCCTGGGCCTGACTCTGCTGGCCGCCTCTTCGCAAGCATCCGCCGGCGCCACGCTGGATCGCATCGAACAGAAAAAAGAACTGGTCGGCGTGCTGATGGAAAGCTATCCACCCTTCTCGTTCCTGAATGATCAGAACCAGCTCGACGGTTTTGACGTGGACGTCGCCAAAGCCGTGGCGCAGAAATTGGGCGTGAAGCTGCGCCTGGAAACCCCGTCCTGGGACGTGATCGCGGCCGGCCGCTGGAGCGGGCGCTATGACATCTGCATCTGCTCCATGACGCCGAGCAAGGCCCGCGCCGAAGTGTTCGATTTCCCGGTGCAGTACTACGCTTCGCCCGCGGTGATCGTGGTCAACGCCAAGGACGACCGTATCCACGGCGCCAAGGACTTGAGCGGCAAGAAGGTCGGCCTGACCAGCGCCTCCAGCTACGAGAGTTACCTGAACAAGAACCTGGTGATCGAAGGCGCCGAGGATACCCAACTGAGCTACCCGTTCGAGGACGTGCAGATCGCGCCGTACGACACCGACAACGTAGCGTTCCAAGACCTGGGCCTGGGCGCCGGGGTGCGTCTGGACGCGGTGCTGACCAACCTGGTGACCGCACAGCCGCGCCTGACTGAAGACAAGCGCTTCAAGCTGGCCGGCGAGGCGCTCTACTCCGAGCCGAACTCGGTGGCCATCGAAAAGGGCGATGCCCAGTGGGACAGCAAGGTCCGTGAAGTCTTTGCCCAGTTGAAACAGGACGGCACGTTGAGCAAACTTTCGCAAAAATGGATCGGCGCCGACATTACCCAATGA
- a CDS encoding amino acid ABC transporter permease, whose amino-acid sequence MTSFPPPQPPPPVAESRLQKIFGFRTRLYLTWAAMLVLFASFFLSFDLKFSIILDKLPNLLGVHLAPNGFLQGAMLTLFLCLCSIVASSLLGFITALARLSSSAVAFGMASFYASFFRGTPLLIQILLIYLGLPQLGVVPGAVAAGIIALSLNYGAYLSEIFRAGILGVPNGQREASLALGLGETVIFWRVTLPQAMRTIIPPTTNQFISMLKDSSLISVMGVWEVMFLAQSYGRSSYRYIEMLTTAAIIYWLMSIALELIQARMERYYGKAYLNNR is encoded by the coding sequence ATGACTTCTTTTCCACCCCCGCAGCCACCGCCACCGGTGGCTGAGTCACGCCTGCAGAAAATCTTCGGTTTTCGCACCCGGCTGTACCTGACCTGGGCGGCCATGCTGGTGCTGTTCGCGAGTTTCTTCCTGAGCTTCGACCTGAAGTTCTCCATCATCCTCGACAAACTGCCGAACCTGCTGGGCGTGCACCTGGCGCCCAATGGCTTTTTGCAAGGCGCAATGCTGACGTTGTTCCTGTGCCTGTGCTCGATCGTCGCTTCGTCATTGCTGGGCTTCATCACCGCCTTGGCGCGGCTGTCCAGCAGCGCGGTGGCGTTCGGTATGGCCAGTTTCTATGCGTCGTTCTTTCGCGGCACGCCGTTGCTGATCCAGATCCTGCTGATCTACCTGGGCCTGCCTCAACTGGGCGTAGTCCCGGGCGCCGTCGCCGCCGGGATCATCGCCCTGTCGCTGAACTACGGCGCCTACCTGAGCGAAATCTTCCGCGCCGGCATCCTCGGCGTCCCCAACGGCCAACGCGAAGCGTCCCTCGCCCTGGGCCTGGGCGAAACCGTGATCTTCTGGCGCGTCACCCTGCCCCAGGCCATGCGCACCATCATCCCGCCGACCACCAACCAATTCATCTCCATGCTCAAGGATTCTTCGCTGATCTCGGTGATGGGGGTTTGGGAGGTGATGTTTCTGGCGCAGTCTTATGGTCGTTCCAGCTATCGCTATATTGAAATGCTGACTACGGCGGCGATTATTTACTGGTTGATGTCCATTGCGTTGGAGCTGATTCAGGCGCGGATGGAGCGGTATTATGGGAAGGCTTATCTGAATAATCGTTGA
- a CDS encoding autotransporter domain-containing protein gives MPTQHTYLPQHLALAIALALGCADVSMAQQPTDVPTTAELQERLKALAEAPDTKLHNVDKPRKAGMKLTKANDLVNVSANAAFGGMVDGGAGTNVLRLDAAVHSKLADTRNFLALHVTKGEWEHIASFTGWGVIEPKTKLINTGLIDGQIGVLGEFDNKGDVANNVIVEPGARMANTGTVTGRVDVRENATFSGSGTVGLLNVEGQLEVGLETGAPLARELSLSKTAVLIYGVDEDGRSSTINVDGTARLNNATLKIVGVPGKYIDAKEHTVIKAGQIVGEFGMVISELKFMTATLHPTATQVSLTYARNAVPIEAAAISDYGRAIATSIEEPQPIKPATEPNAAINALLGSNLITAANALDQLSGYDTADLGNATLSSVAPIRSGMLSAMSRNHPTGEYDNGQVWVQAIGNSGSLAKQLGSYALKHSTKGLMLGTDWAVSPDWRLGIIGSKTQTRLDSYQFDGALDSWLVGAYALRQDGPLALRLGAVHGNHDGSTKRHVAFNGFRDRLKGRYDATTQQVFGQVGYNLDIVHFDIEPYVQVGYQRYQRDAYTEKGGDAALQYNGQAQEHYSSDLGLRLARTFALDQGMRLTPRLDVGWKHLYGNVKGSSHQRLVRGGNTYIIEGVELDRDSLLLKAGLDLAVSPRHTLGLNYRGETGQDNRNGALMGQWRMMF, from the coding sequence ATGCCTACCCAACACACATACCTGCCCCAACATCTTGCGCTGGCAATCGCCTTGGCGCTTGGTTGTGCCGATGTTTCGATGGCTCAGCAACCTACCGATGTCCCCACGACTGCCGAGCTGCAGGAGCGTCTCAAGGCGTTAGCAGAAGCTCCAGATACCAAACTTCACAATGTCGACAAACCTCGCAAAGCTGGCATGAAACTGACCAAGGCCAACGACTTGGTCAACGTCAGTGCAAATGCTGCGTTCGGCGGGATGGTTGATGGAGGTGCCGGTACCAACGTGTTGCGATTGGACGCCGCCGTGCACTCAAAATTGGCTGATACCCGTAACTTTCTGGCCTTGCACGTCACGAAAGGCGAATGGGAGCACATCGCAAGCTTCACTGGCTGGGGAGTGATCGAACCAAAAACCAAATTGATCAACACCGGCCTTATCGACGGACAGATCGGAGTCCTCGGTGAGTTTGACAACAAGGGGGATGTTGCAAATAACGTGATTGTCGAGCCGGGGGCTCGTATGGCGAATACTGGAACAGTGACCGGCCGAGTAGATGTTCGAGAGAATGCAACGTTCAGCGGCTCCGGGACAGTGGGTTTGCTGAACGTAGAGGGTCAGTTGGAGGTAGGCCTTGAAACGGGTGCCCCCTTAGCCAGGGAGCTGTCTCTTTCCAAAACTGCCGTACTGATCTACGGCGTCGACGAAGACGGTCGTAGTTCGACGATCAATGTTGACGGCACCGCGCGCTTGAACAACGCGACGCTGAAGATCGTCGGTGTACCAGGCAAGTACATTGATGCTAAAGAACATACCGTCATCAAAGCAGGGCAGATCGTCGGTGAATTCGGGATGGTGATCAGCGAGCTAAAATTCATGACGGCGACACTGCACCCCACTGCGACGCAGGTCAGCCTGACCTACGCGCGCAACGCTGTTCCAATCGAAGCGGCAGCGATCTCCGATTACGGGCGAGCGATTGCGACCAGTATCGAAGAACCGCAACCGATCAAACCAGCCACCGAACCCAACGCCGCTATCAATGCCCTGCTCGGCAGCAACCTGATCACCGCCGCCAATGCTCTCGACCAATTGAGCGGCTACGACACCGCCGACCTCGGCAACGCCACCCTGAGCAGCGTCGCGCCGATCCGCAGCGGAATGCTTTCAGCGATGAGCCGTAATCACCCGACCGGTGAATATGACAACGGCCAGGTCTGGGTCCAGGCCATCGGCAATAGCGGCAGCCTCGCCAAACAGCTGGGCAGCTATGCCCTCAAACACTCGACAAAGGGTTTGATGCTGGGAACCGACTGGGCTGTCAGCCCCGATTGGCGGCTCGGCATTATCGGCAGCAAGACCCAGACCCGGCTGGACAGCTATCAGTTCGACGGCGCGCTCGACAGTTGGCTCGTAGGTGCGTACGCCTTACGCCAGGACGGGCCGCTGGCGCTGCGCCTGGGTGCCGTCCATGGCAATCATGACGGCAGCACCAAACGCCACGTCGCCTTCAACGGGTTCAGGGATCGCCTGAAGGGCCGTTACGATGCCACGACACAGCAGGTCTTCGGACAGGTCGGCTACAACCTGGATATCGTTCATTTCGATATCGAGCCCTACGTCCAAGTGGGCTACCAACGCTACCAACGCGATGCCTATACAGAAAAAGGCGGGGACGCTGCGTTGCAGTACAACGGCCAGGCACAGGAACACTACAGCAGCGACCTCGGCCTGCGCCTCGCCCGTACCTTCGCGCTTGACCAAGGCATGCGCTTGACGCCGCGCCTGGATGTCGGCTGGAAGCACTTGTATGGCAACGTCAAGGGCAGTTCCCATCAACGCCTGGTCCGCGGGGGCAACACCTATATCATCGAAGGGGTCGAGCTGGACCGTGACAGCCTGCTCCTGAAAGCCGGGCTGGACCTGGCCGTTTCACCACGGCATACGCTGGGGCTGAACTATCGCGGCGAAACGGGACAGGACAACCGCAACGGTGCGCTGATGGGCCAGTGGCGAATGATGTTCTGA
- a CDS encoding OTU domain-containing protein, producing the protein MTVSSANEPDAKPHPASVSLKPTHLLFNEAEFQHEFADQRSGQWGLIDDAQVQVTYPAMDSEGAQLGAHEKEQIRQLRLLDTNQTQLARLFAGHPTFDTALKNLLVSRIKVKIPEQEFRTSPLPDIDPDHCYVNHFAVDSLGGRSLTSSQSFTEVMLDCLATNTPANYKSGGVGFFSRPDSVEESDSLFASPLGAKIPAIMESVFYIVEPTANDNLKRQLRDDLAAFGKSQNSDLLDTPTPSTTEEILSHLLSRRYLHLLDLYKVDRNPAIELNQEARTQQNEEDRLLNLITTHPSMAHRSRLMRAPIPHVYCVMLDMGTAKPQKWPAAMVIKRMDRNALFLYSLEGGFQRFESFQDLVNQVSPTFAGQKRGIRDISSEVSGSVFDVAADDLLQSQRTALDAVLNAPANEALALAAFALKVEDALALPNLALAGPLARRQETLVENSRPVFYKTANRSEKSNCRRLENRVLEAVHKLSNRDLQTLRQFTRQKVKQYLQLTVHPGINPDSDKTLVTLSYGKSANPRQSRICSLTELMLENLRPLQYPNAMREVVAVYLADPDGHRIRHPASGFLILLTGGEVARMARRIDAGGSYETYLKEKMNKPEYKTAWQAAYLANMKLKAYEAELGGSKVFKATVFDSTFKPPKPRKLLGLWLDAIIQSPLPQTRALVQGRRVHAYGLLLGGSLGAGGQHGTMGNAVSVDGALIFSDQDGPDIKGTVGAYFPDSPEGQDLYEFSSLGDGIAGLLQQEQWQAYFRSRISTTDPEEVKRVLGQQRGQPLTRGMLIPNDLLEFFHKAHLNFHRAYADHRSNSNQDVQRQTSARIVMVAMEVFMDLAGMLLIPGFQLLGSAIKTGLLIVRTGSIPMNLTTLVFLHRVANYGGRGMAGVTVPVRGQSSFLAVTARQSQDEVLVGLPLEEALYRRYAVTDTSLIQGVAADAQGFYRPAVNNDITGSVHRPVFVRQPDGTVFRVHDHTKLTATEATLVDPVTGSSIRSSGVMRSTVARMPNGEWRAVGFGRGGGKRPANAPSEQGPSKPKVSSSAVSHSIRTPGIWDTQVMELVPAIITRLPSWPQNRSLLIVDEITAHRSWSVRFTPGQAESVYPMGYHPGQSSTDIVLRRSAQNHYNLILGDRVVEIPGDGDCFFNAVARGLNEGQAQATFSMQGLRNAAADYIDQHPELNQYVVSQASGVQQALFENAPWLDDLLDEAAMSDLTRIIYGGPNPHGLFKPTQDFLALHVNNVGRRTLVSAQQADLPPEILQEIGRRLSSRSPQQLMPSSAPFYTVEEQTLRRFFVDTLLGRLEDRQVTELINNEYIRLSEGVMHIMLEYGVKARELTDHHPKNRAAYVMFDQATHGHLDDDQLEALLEGAYLVDRNDLDLVKLRFHRETGRLVDDDAELMDQYIYYERAEDTRDLLLASLERFPELLKRAHILLRSFVVSSNLDGMLPVSVVARWLRNPALSDKRLRIIAEYADTRYAEVVRQNDIDIHWMRLFDDTNLQNIVTHQDALTQLWKFMGNAQATAGEGDQAALVELFSAPGQSPSNTRVNILFNTPGLRRSLQQMPSSHAVRIWDDMIGSHFSDSAIQRTLSRPGVLRSALEFVRALRSNLTSEEERANRIVMELFSMGQSRAQQYLYSFDFPTDRLGHTRLNFALYLEGYMAVPDWAWQYLRNGVTRQSLKSFGEMRPKPE; encoded by the coding sequence ATGACTGTCTCTTCTGCGAATGAACCTGACGCCAAGCCCCATCCTGCCAGCGTATCTCTGAAACCCACCCATTTGTTGTTCAACGAGGCTGAGTTTCAACATGAATTCGCCGATCAGCGATCAGGTCAATGGGGCCTTATCGACGATGCACAGGTTCAAGTCACTTATCCGGCCATGGATAGCGAGGGCGCTCAGCTCGGCGCCCATGAAAAAGAACAAATCAGACAACTGAGGCTTTTGGATACCAATCAGACGCAATTGGCGCGTCTGTTTGCCGGTCATCCGACGTTCGACACGGCGCTCAAGAATCTGCTGGTCAGCCGAATCAAGGTAAAGATTCCCGAGCAAGAGTTTCGCACCTCACCGCTACCCGATATCGATCCCGATCATTGCTACGTAAACCATTTTGCCGTGGACTCGCTCGGTGGCCGTTCGTTGACGTCCTCTCAGAGCTTTACTGAGGTTATGTTGGATTGTTTGGCGACAAATACGCCTGCGAACTACAAATCCGGTGGCGTGGGTTTCTTCAGTCGTCCGGACTCGGTGGAGGAAAGCGACAGCTTATTCGCCAGCCCATTAGGCGCGAAAATTCCAGCCATCATGGAGTCGGTGTTCTATATCGTCGAACCTACAGCCAATGACAACTTGAAGCGTCAGTTGCGTGACGATCTGGCGGCCTTTGGCAAAAGCCAAAACAGCGACTTGCTCGATACGCCCACACCGTCGACGACTGAAGAAATCCTTTCCCATCTCCTGTCCCGGCGATACCTGCATCTTTTGGATTTGTACAAGGTCGATCGCAACCCGGCGATTGAGTTAAACCAAGAGGCACGAACCCAGCAGAATGAAGAAGACCGACTGCTGAATCTCATCACCACACATCCTTCCATGGCGCACAGAAGTCGTTTGATGCGGGCGCCCATCCCCCATGTCTATTGCGTCATGCTCGACATGGGCACAGCGAAACCACAGAAATGGCCCGCTGCGATGGTCATCAAACGCATGGATCGAAACGCCTTGTTCCTGTACTCGCTGGAAGGAGGATTCCAACGATTCGAATCTTTCCAGGACCTGGTCAATCAAGTAAGCCCAACCTTCGCGGGGCAAAAGCGTGGGATCCGGGATATTTCTTCTGAGGTGTCCGGGTCAGTTTTTGACGTGGCGGCGGATGATCTGCTGCAGAGCCAACGCACCGCACTGGACGCGGTGCTGAATGCACCAGCAAACGAGGCGCTCGCATTGGCGGCTTTTGCGCTGAAGGTTGAAGATGCCTTGGCTTTGCCCAATTTGGCGCTCGCCGGGCCGCTGGCCAGGCGCCAGGAAACCCTGGTGGAAAACAGCCGCCCCGTTTTCTACAAAACCGCAAACCGGTCGGAAAAATCCAACTGCCGCCGTCTGGAAAACCGCGTATTGGAGGCCGTCCATAAACTCAGCAATCGTGATCTCCAGACATTGCGGCAGTTCACCCGCCAGAAGGTCAAACAATACCTGCAACTCACCGTTCACCCCGGCATAAACCCCGATTCGGACAAGACCCTGGTCACGCTGTCCTACGGCAAGAGCGCCAACCCAAGGCAGTCGCGTATTTGCAGCCTGACCGAGTTGATGCTGGAGAATCTGCGCCCGCTTCAATATCCGAACGCCATGAGGGAAGTGGTGGCCGTCTACCTTGCCGATCCGGATGGCCATCGTATTCGACACCCGGCCAGCGGCTTCCTGATTCTTTTGACGGGGGGTGAGGTCGCCAGGATGGCGAGGCGCATCGACGCCGGTGGCAGTTATGAAACTTACCTCAAGGAGAAAATGAATAAGCCTGAATACAAGACAGCCTGGCAGGCGGCGTATTTGGCCAACATGAAACTCAAAGCGTACGAGGCTGAACTTGGGGGGAGTAAGGTATTCAAGGCCACTGTATTTGACAGCACTTTCAAACCGCCCAAGCCCAGGAAGCTGCTTGGGCTCTGGCTGGACGCGATTATCCAATCGCCTCTCCCACAGACACGTGCCCTCGTCCAGGGGCGACGGGTTCATGCGTACGGTCTGTTGCTGGGGGGGAGTTTGGGCGCCGGAGGGCAGCATGGAACGATGGGCAATGCGGTCAGTGTTGATGGCGCCCTGATTTTTTCAGATCAGGACGGCCCGGATATCAAGGGAACCGTGGGGGCTTATTTTCCGGACAGCCCCGAGGGGCAGGACCTGTATGAGTTTTCCAGCCTGGGCGATGGTATCGCCGGGCTTTTGCAGCAAGAGCAGTGGCAGGCGTACTTCCGATCACGCATCAGTACCACCGATCCTGAAGAAGTAAAACGCGTATTGGGGCAACAACGTGGCCAACCGTTGACCCGGGGCATGTTGATTCCCAACGATCTGCTTGAGTTCTTTCACAAAGCGCACCTCAACTTCCATAGGGCTTACGCCGATCACCGCTCCAACAGCAACCAGGATGTACAGCGCCAGACGTCGGCCAGGATTGTGATGGTGGCGATGGAAGTCTTCATGGACCTGGCCGGCATGCTCCTGATACCCGGTTTCCAGCTACTTGGAAGTGCGATCAAGACAGGCCTGTTGATCGTCAGGACCGGCTCGATCCCAATGAACCTGACGACCCTGGTTTTCTTGCACAGGGTGGCAAATTATGGCGGACGAGGGATGGCGGGTGTGACGGTTCCAGTGCGGGGACAATCCTCCTTCCTGGCGGTGACAGCTCGCCAAAGCCAGGACGAAGTGCTCGTTGGGCTGCCCCTGGAGGAGGCGCTCTACCGACGATACGCCGTGACGGACACCTCGTTGATACAGGGTGTGGCCGCCGATGCCCAAGGCTTTTATCGTCCCGCGGTGAACAATGATATTACCGGTAGCGTCCATCGGCCGGTGTTCGTGCGCCAACCCGATGGGACTGTGTTCCGGGTGCACGATCACACGAAGTTGACGGCTACCGAAGCGACCCTTGTCGACCCGGTGACAGGATCGAGCATCCGTTCCAGCGGCGTCATGAGAAGTACCGTGGCACGGATGCCCAATGGCGAGTGGCGAGCCGTAGGTTTTGGACGAGGAGGCGGTAAGCGGCCTGCCAATGCACCTTCCGAACAAGGTCCCTCGAAACCCAAGGTATCGTCATCAGCGGTTTCCCACTCGATTCGCACACCCGGCATCTGGGACACTCAAGTCATGGAGCTGGTCCCGGCGATCATCACTCGTCTTCCAAGTTGGCCGCAGAATCGCAGCTTGCTGATCGTTGATGAGATAACCGCACACCGGAGTTGGTCGGTACGCTTTACGCCGGGCCAGGCTGAAAGCGTCTATCCCATGGGCTATCACCCGGGTCAGTCAAGTACCGATATTGTCTTGAGGCGCTCGGCCCAGAACCATTACAACCTGATTCTGGGGGATCGTGTCGTGGAGATTCCTGGCGACGGTGATTGTTTTTTCAATGCCGTTGCCCGTGGGCTGAATGAAGGTCAAGCGCAGGCGACTTTCTCGATGCAGGGGTTGCGCAACGCAGCGGCTGACTACATCGATCAGCATCCCGAGTTGAATCAATATGTGGTGTCGCAAGCTTCCGGGGTCCAGCAAGCGCTTTTTGAAAATGCCCCCTGGCTGGACGACTTGTTGGACGAGGCGGCAATGTCCGATCTCACCCGGATCATCTATGGGGGACCGAACCCCCACGGCTTGTTTAAACCGACTCAGGATTTCTTGGCGCTGCACGTAAACAATGTCGGCCGCAGGACGCTGGTTTCGGCGCAGCAAGCCGACCTGCCTCCCGAGATTCTGCAGGAAATCGGGCGCCGTTTGTCGTCCAGGTCTCCGCAGCAGCTCATGCCTAGCAGCGCGCCGTTCTACACCGTAGAGGAGCAAACCCTACGGCGGTTTTTCGTCGATACCCTGCTAGGGCGCCTTGAAGACCGCCAGGTCACCGAACTGATCAATAACGAATACATTCGGCTCTCTGAAGGGGTGATGCACATCATGCTCGAGTATGGGGTCAAGGCCCGGGAGTTGACGGATCATCATCCGAAGAACAGGGCGGCCTATGTGATGTTCGATCAGGCCACCCATGGTCATCTCGACGATGATCAGCTTGAGGCGTTGCTCGAGGGGGCCTATCTGGTGGATCGCAACGATCTGGACCTGGTAAAACTGAGATTCCATCGCGAAACGGGCAGGCTAGTCGATGATGATGCGGAGCTGATGGACCAGTATATTTATTACGAAAGGGCCGAGGACACTCGCGACCTGCTGCTGGCATCCCTCGAACGTTTTCCTGAGTTGTTGAAGCGGGCACACATCCTTCTGCGCTCCTTCGTGGTTTCATCCAACCTCGATGGCATGCTGCCTGTGAGTGTCGTGGCGAGGTGGCTGCGTAATCCGGCGCTTTCGGACAAACGACTGCGGATCATCGCCGAATATGCAGACACTCGTTATGCAGAAGTGGTCAGGCAAAACGATATTGATATCCACTGGATGCGACTGTTCGATGACACTAACCTGCAAAACATCGTCACGCATCAAGACGCGCTGACACAGCTTTGGAAGTTCATGGGCAACGCGCAGGCCACCGCTGGAGAAGGAGATCAAGCAGCGTTGGTGGAGTTATTCAGTGCCCCAGGGCAATCACCTTCCAATACCAGGGTGAACATCCTGTTCAATACTCCTGGCCTAAGGCGTTCGCTTCAACAGATGCCAAGCAGTCACGCGGTGCGAATCTGGGACGATATGATCGGGTCACACTTCAGTGATTCGGCGATTCAACGCACGCTCAGTCGCCCCGGCGTACTGCGTTCTGCGCTGGAGTTCGTGCGAGCATTAAGAAGCAATCTCACAAGTGAAGAGGAGCGCGCGAATCGCATTGTCATGGAGCTGTTCAGCATGGGCCAAAGCCGCGCCCAACAGTATCTGTACAGCTTCGACTTCCCAACTGATCGCCTGGGGCATACCCGTTTGAACTTTGCGTTGTATCTGGAAGGTTATATGGCCGTGCCGGACTGGGCATGGCAGTACCTGAGGAATGGGGTCACGCGCCAATCGCTTAAATCGTTCGGCGAGATGAGACCGAAACCGGAGTAA
- a CDS encoding homocysteine S-methyltransferase family protein — protein MGAVTTVILDGGMGRELQRRGAPFRQPEWSALALSEAPQAVEAVHAAYIASGANVITSNSYAVVPFHIGEARFAEEGQALAALAGELAQRAVHASGKAVRVAGSLPPLFGSYRPDLFDASRASELLAPLVNGLAPHVDLWLAETQSSTVEARAIHAGLPKDGKPFWLSFTLKDEDTDEVPRLRSGEPVADAAAVAAELGVEVLLFNCSQPEVIGAAIDAARDTFARLGVKVHIGAYANAFPPQPKEATANDGLDPLREDLDPPGYLQWAADWQKRGASHLGGCCGIGPEHIAVLAQQLA, from the coding sequence ATGGGCGCAGTAACGACAGTCATTCTCGATGGCGGCATGGGCCGCGAACTGCAACGCCGGGGCGCGCCGTTTCGACAGCCCGAGTGGTCGGCCCTGGCCTTGAGCGAAGCGCCCCAGGCGGTAGAGGCTGTGCACGCGGCCTACATCGCCAGCGGCGCCAACGTGATTACCAGCAACAGCTATGCCGTGGTGCCGTTTCATATTGGCGAGGCGCGTTTCGCCGAAGAAGGCCAGGCCCTGGCCGCACTGGCGGGCGAGTTGGCGCAACGGGCGGTGCACGCTTCGGGCAAAGCGGTACGGGTGGCCGGGTCGCTGCCACCGTTGTTCGGTTCCTATCGGCCGGATCTGTTCGACGCGTCCCGCGCCAGTGAATTGCTCGCGCCCCTGGTGAATGGCCTGGCGCCTCATGTCGACTTGTGGCTGGCCGAGACCCAGAGCTCGACGGTCGAAGCGCGGGCGATTCACGCCGGGTTGCCGAAGGACGGCAAGCCCTTCTGGCTGTCGTTCACCCTCAAAGACGAAGACACCGATGAAGTGCCGCGCCTGCGTTCCGGCGAACCGGTGGCGGATGCTGCGGCGGTGGCGGCCGAACTGGGTGTCGAAGTGCTGCTGTTCAACTGCAGCCAGCCGGAAGTGATCGGCGCGGCCATCGATGCCGCACGGGACACCTTTGCGCGCCTGGGCGTGAAGGTCCACATCGGTGCCTACGCCAACGCCTTCCCGCCGCAACCGAAGGAAGCGACGGCCAACGACGGGCTCGATCCGCTGCGCGAAGACCTCGATCCGCCAGGCTATCTCCAGTGGGCGGCGGATTGGCAAAAACGCGGGGCCAGCCACCTGGGCGGCTGCTGCGGGATCGGGCCGGAGCATATTGCGGTGTTGGCGCAACAGCTGGCCTGA